In Phacochoerus africanus isolate WHEZ1 chromosome 2, ROS_Pafr_v1, whole genome shotgun sequence, one DNA window encodes the following:
- the LOC125121384 gene encoding olfactory receptor 1J4-like yields MRRENQSSVSKFLLLGLLIHPEQQGLFFALFLGMYLTTVLGNLLIILLIRLDPHLHIPMYFFLSHLALTDVSFSSVTVPKMLMDMQTQYQSIPYTACVTQVYFFIIFACIDNLLLAVMAYDRYVAICHPLHHTIIMREELCLCLLAGSWLLSCDIALIHTLLLLQLSFCAENIIPHFFCDLAVLLRLSCSDTSLNELFIFTVGSVGLILPLSGILVSYGCIGHSILRVPSTKGICKALSTCGSHLSVVSLFYGTMMALYFSSSSGQSHDKDIIASVMYAMVTPMLNPFIYSLRNRDMTLALGSFFRNNNLFAK; encoded by the coding sequence atgaggagggagaaccagagcagCGTGTCCaagttcctcctcctggggctcctcaTCCATCCAGAGCAACAGGGCCtgttctttgccctgttcctgggcatgtatctgaccacagtgctggggaacctgctcatcatcctgctcatcaggctggaccctcacctccacatccccatgtacttcttcctcagccacttggCCCTCACAGATGTCTCCTTTTCATCTGTCACTGTCCCTAAGATGCTGATGGACATGCAGACTCAGTATCAATCCATTCCCTATACAGCGTGTGTAACACAGgtgtattttttcataatttttgctTGCATTGATAACCTTCTTCTtgcagtgatggcctatgacaggtatgTGGCCATTTGTCACCCTCTACATCATACCATCATCATGAGGgaggagctgtgtctgtgtctcttggCTGGATCCTGGCTCCTTTCCTGTGACATTGCCCTAATTCACACCCTCCTCCTTTTGCAACTGTCCTTCTGTGCTGAAAACATCAtcccccacttcttctgtgaccttgcTGTCCTACTCAGGCTGTCCTGCTCAGACACCTCTCTCAATGAGCTCTTCATATTCACTGTAGGGTCTGTGGGCCTCATTCTTCCACTGAGTGGCATCCTTGTCTCTTATGGATGCATAGGGCACTCCATCTTGAGGGTCCCCTCTACTAAAGGGATCTGCAAAGCCttgtccacctgtggctcccacctctctgtggtgtctctgtTCTATGGGACAATGATGGCCCTGTACTTTTCCTCCTCATCAGGCCAGTCCCATGACAAAGACATCATTGCTTCTGTGATGTATGCAatggtcacccccatgctgaaccctttcatctacagcctgagaaacagaGACATGACATTGGCTCTGGGGAGTTTTTTCAGAAACAATAATCTTTTTGCCAAGTGA